In Dermacentor silvarum isolate Dsil-2018 chromosome 2, BIME_Dsil_1.4, whole genome shotgun sequence, the following proteins share a genomic window:
- the LOC119442337 gene encoding actin-related protein 2/3 complex subunit 2-like, whose amino-acid sequence MILLEINNRIIEETLRLKFKNAQSANKPEAVDVKIADFDGVLYHISNPNGDKTKIRVSISLKFYKELQEHGADELLKREYGPLLTTTEDGYNVSLLFDLENLPENTEETARKASHLKRNCFASVFEKYFDFQERGEIGDKRAVIPYRDDETMYVEAKPDRVTVVFSTMFKDDGDIVLGKVFMQEFKEGRKASHTAPQVLFSHREPPKELENTDARVGNSIGYITFVLFPRHTNRQARDNTINLIHIFRDYLHYHIKCSKAYIHSRMRTKTSDFLKVLNRARPEPKSVEKKTITGRTFTRN is encoded by the exons ATGATATTATTGGAAATCAACAACAGAATAATAGAAGAAACATTACGGCTAAAGTTCAAAAATGCCCAGTCAGC CAACAAGCCAGAGGCTGTTGATGTCAAAATTGCCGACTTCGATGGAGTTCTGTACCATATATCCAACCCAAATGGTGACAAGACAAAGATAAGG GTCAGCATTTCATTGAAATTCTACAAGGAACTCCAAGAACATGGTGCAGATGAG CTCTTGAAACGAGAATATGGTCCCTTGCTGACGACAACTGAAGATG GTTACAATGTGTCACTGTTGTTTGATCTGGAAAACCTTCCTGAGAACACAGAGGAGACTGCACGCAAGGCCAGCCACCTCAAGAGGAACTGCTTTGCGTCTGTCTTCGAGAAGTACTTTGACTTCCAGGAGCGTGGCGAGATTGGAGACAAGAGGGCCGTTATTCCCTACAGGGACGATGAAACCAT GTATGTTGAGGCAAAGCCAGACAGGGTCACTGTAGTCTTCAGCACCATGTTCAAAGATGATGGCGACATTGTTCTCGGAAAGGTATTCATGCAG GAATTCAAAGAAGGTCGCAAAGCAAGCCACACAGCGCCACAAGTGCTCTTCAGCCACCGTGAGCCTCCAAAAGAACTAGAGAACACGGATGCTCGTGTTGGCAACAGCATCGGTTACATCACATTTG TGCTCTTCCCAAGGCACACAAACCGCCAAGCAAGGGACAACACAATAAACTTGATTCACATCTTCCGTGACTACCTGCACTATCACATCAAGTGTTCCAAG GCCTACATACACTCCCGGATGCGTACCAAGACATCTGACTTCCTCAAGGTGCTCAATCGTGCGAGACCAGAACCAAAATCTGTAGAGAAGAAGACAATCAC